A single window of Solanum dulcamara chromosome 5, daSolDulc1.2, whole genome shotgun sequence DNA harbors:
- the LOC129888901 gene encoding cytoplasmic 60S subunit biogenesis factor REI1 homolog 1-like produces the protein MRSLICNSCNKEFFDQNEQKIHYKSEWHRYNLKRKVAGVPGLTEALFVARQSALAEETSLLYSCVHCGKEYTSSKAHAQHLKSKTHLSQALQEPVHHDENSVMIIKPLPHQPSEWEEVDKEEEMVDELNDEDSDVDECIDPCYCFMCDLKHDTIENCTVHMHKQHGFFLPDVEYLKDAKGFLTYLGLKVKRDYVCLYCNDRCRPFSSLEAVRKHMEAKSHCKVHYGDGGDDEEAELEEFYDYSSSYVDATGKQLISSEDFNNNVQLGSGGSELIITTRTDDGLSVKAIGSREFLRYYRQKPRPTRIKDAALAWV, from the exons atgagGAGTTTAATTTGTAACTCTTGTAACAAGGAATTTTTTGACCAAAATGAGCAAAAAATTCATTACAAATCAGAATGGCATCGTTACAATCTTAAGCGTAAG GTTGCTGGAGTTCCTGGATTGACAGAGGCACTTTTTGTAGCCAGACAGTCTGCACTTGCAGAAGAAACTTCCTTGCTATATAGCTGTGTTCATTGTGGCAAAGAATACACAAGTTCTAAAGCTCATGCTCAACATCTAAAATCAAAAACTCATTTATCACAGGCTTTGCAAGAGCCAGTTCATCACGATGAGAATAGCGTTATGATCATCAAGCCTCTTCCACATCAACCTTCCGAGTGGGAAGAAGTTGATAAAGAGGAAGAGATggttgatgaactcaatgatGAAGATAGTGATGTTGATGAATGCATTGATCCGTGCTATTGTTTCATGTGTGATTTGAAACACGATACAATAGAAAACTGCACGGTTCACATGCACAAGCAGCACGGGTTCTTCCTACCTGATGTGGAGTATTTGAAGGATGCTAAAGGTTTCCTCACTTACCTTGGTCTCAAG GTTAAAAGGGACTATGTGTGTCTGTATTGCAACGATAGATGTCGTCCTTTTAGTAGTTTGGAAGCAGTTCGAAAACATATGGAAGCTAAAAGTCATTGCAAAGTGCATTATGGTGATGGTGGTGATGATGAAGAAGCAGAATTAGAAGAGTTTTACGACTATAGCAGCAG CTATGTGGATGCAACAGGAAAGCAGCTTATTTCGTCTGAAGATTTTAACAACAATGTACAACTTGGAAGTGGTGGATCTGAACTCATAATTACAACAAGAACTGATGATGGATTGTCTGTTAAAGCAATTGGATCAAGAGAGTTTTTGAGATATTACCGCCAGAAACCAAGGCCTACGCGCATTAAGGATGCAGCCTTAGCATGGGTCTAG